One Glycine max cultivar Williams 82 chromosome 3, Glycine_max_v4.0, whole genome shotgun sequence DNA window includes the following coding sequences:
- the LOC100786829 gene encoding probable indole-3-acetic acid-amido synthetase GH3.6 — translation MMTDEELLQKLEDLTKNAQHHHLETLRSILLHNGIVHYLQSFKKGSLLHLDPSTFARVVPLSTYEDYVDYINQMAEGKDDPFLSVDPLRCFFYSSGTSSSTMKPKLIPYFDSSLSKAASFIGHRGSVAVRQRLFPPRPEVNKILWFLYADNITTTKCGLKVMAASTYPLQSGNATPQQLAAFSSPLEVILATNVENQMYCHLLCGLRNLDLIDGIATPYAIGLIKAFGFLESKWEQLCDDLDHGFPCNEISEGAMREAVTNTLGGPQPELANRIRLICEGNNWGGIVYRLWPNIRYIRCVTTGSMKQYYQKLKYYAGEVPILGGDYFASECCVGLNLDIMQPPETTRFVMLPTFAYFEFLPFNINEDNDASKEAVDYSSVEVGKMYEVVVTTYRGYYRYRLGDIVRVVGFYNSSPLVEYVMRAPKTPAEIVTEKDLISAVENFQLALRGAMRIEIVEFASFLDQESMPKQLKVFVEVQEESDFLEDKLEESVRVLRSCISSLESGLGAIYKVQKDKGQLRSLRIFIIRPGAFDQLSELAIKNGTSASQYKPPKIIRNHEVVKLLEKLAFVAVSFDG, via the exons atgaTGACAGACGAGGAATTGTTGCAGAAACTTGAAGACTTAACCAAAAACGCCCAACACCACCACTTGGAGACTCTCCGCTCGATCCTTCTTCACAATGGAATCGTGCACTATCTTCAATCCTTCAAGAAGGGTTCTCTTCTTCATCTTGATCCATCAACTTTCGCACGTGTCGTGCCCTTGTCCACGTATGAGGACTACGTTGACTACATTAACCAGATGGCAGAAGGGAAAGATGACCCTTTTCTCTCCGTTGACCCTCTCCGCTGCTTCTTTTACAG CTCGGGAACAAGTTCAAGCACCATGAAACCGAAATTGATCCCTTACTTTGATTCAAGCCTTTCCAAAGCTGCCTCCTTTATTGGTCACCGAGGCAGTGTTGCTGTTCGTCAAAG GCTATTTCCTCCAAGGCCAGAAGTGAACAAGATCCTATGGTTTCTCTATGCTGACAACATTACTACCACTAAATGTGGCTTGAAAGTCATGGCTGCATCTACATACCCTTTGCAAAGTGGTAATGCTACCCCTCAACAACTTGCTGCCTTTTCCAGTCCCCTAGAAGTGATTCTTGCCACTAATGTTGAGAATCAAATGTACTGCCACCTTCTATGTGGCCTTAGGAATCTTGACCTTATAGATGGAATTGCAACCCCTTATGCTATAGGCTTGATTAAAGCATTTGGTTTTTTGGAGTCCAAGTGGGAGCAGCTATGTGATGATCTTGACCATGGATTTCCATGTAATGAAATTTCTGAGGGGGCAATGAGGGAAGCTGTGACCAACACACTTGGTGGACCTCAGCCAGAATTGGCAAATAGAATAAGGTTAATCTGTGAAGGTAATAACTGGGGCGGAATTGTGTATAGATTGTGGCCAAACATTCGTTATATTAGGTGTGTTACCACTGGAAGCATGAAGCAGTACTACCAAAAGCTCAAGTATTATGCAGGAGAGGTACCTATTTTAGGAGGAGATTATTTTGCTTCAGAGTGCTGTGTTGGTCTAAATTTAGACATAATGCAACCCCCTGAGACAACACGGTTTGTGATGCTTCCAACTTTTGCCTACTTTGAGTTTCTTCCATTTAACATAAATGAGGACAATGATGCTAGCAAGGAAGCTGTGGACTATAGCAGTGTAGAGGTTGGCAAGATGTATGAAGTGGTTGTTACTACTTACAGAGGATATTACCGATACCGTTTGGGCGATATAGTGAGAGTTGTTGGTTTCTATAATTCATCTCCACTAGTAGAGTATGTGATGAGAGCACCTAAAACTCCTGCTGAGATTGTGACTGAGAAGGACTTGATTTCAGCAGTTGAAAATTTTCAACTTGCACTTAGAGGTGCTATGAGAATTGAGATTGTTGAGTTTGCAAGTTTCTTGGACCAGGAGTCAATGCCGAAGCAGTTGAAGGTATTTGTGGAAGTCCAAGAGGAATCTGATTTTCTGGAGGATAAGCTAGAGGAATCAGTTAGAGTTTTGAGAAGTTGTATCTCCTCTCTTGAGAGTGGGTTGGGAGCTATATACAAGGTGCAGAAGGATAAAGGTCAACTAAGGAGCTTACGGATATTCATCATAAGGCCTGGAGCTTTTGATCAGTTATCAGAATTAGCCATTAAAAATGGAACATCAGCTAGTCAATATAAACCACCCAAGATCATAAGGAATCATGAAGTTGTCAAACTCTTGGAAAAATTAGCCTTTGTGGCAGTATCATTCGATGGCTAA
- the LOC100794761 gene encoding uncharacterized protein, translated as MLKFLNKNLRRLSSHLRWPPRHRSKPTPKPPPPPPKPIRIATFNAAFFSMAPVLPEADGKTTTATTTTSDDNNNIGRPRSILKQSKSPLLGKSSKLRVSINLPDNEISLRQTSFSEHERSKLGSFAEGRIEEGGKERQRRTVVEVLRELNADVLGLQDVKAEEENGMKPLSDLASALGMNYVFAESWAPQYGNAVLSKWPIKRWKLQKIFDHHDYRNVLKATIDVPQEGELHFYCTHLDYLDENWRMKQINAIIQSNDEPHILAGGLNSLDETDYSQDRWTDIVKYYEEMGKPTPKVEVMKHLKSRHYTDAKDFSGECESVVMIAKGQSVQGTCKYGTRVDYIFSSSDSPYKFVSGSYLVLSSKGTSDHHIVKVDVVKVNSNPQENLTKKQGQRRQKVVRIKSTPSKCIWKTHNGDID; from the exons ATGCTTAAATTCCTCAACAAGAACCTTCGCCGCCTCAGCTCCCACCTCCGCTGGCCACCACGACATCGTTCCAAGCCCACTCCCaaacctcctcctcctcctcccaaACCAATACGAATCGCAACGTTCAACGCCGCATTCTTCTCCATGGCACCGGTGCTTCCCGAAGCAGACGGAAAAACAAccaccgccaccaccaccacttcagacgacaacaacaacataGGACGACCACGAAGCATTCTGAAACAGTCCAAGTCTCCGCTGCTGGGGAAGTCGTCGAAGCTGAGAGTGTCCATCAACTTACCCGACAACGAGATTTCGCTGCGCCAAACGAGCTTCTCGGAGCATGAGAGATCGAAATTAGGCTCCTTCGCCGAGGGAAGAATCGAAGAAGGAGGAAAAGAGAGGCAGAGAAGAACGGTGGTTGAAGTTCTGAGAGAGCTAAACGCCGACGTTTTGGGGTTGCAAGACGTGAAAGCGGAGGAAGAGAACGGGATGAAGCCTTTGTCGGATTTGGCGAGTGCTCTGGGAATGAACTACGTCTTCGCTGAAAGCTGGGCTCCTCAATACGGCAACGCCGTTTTGTCTAAGTGGCCCATTAAACGCTGGAAGCTACAGAAAATCTTTGATCACCACGATTACAG GAATGTTCTGAAGGCCACTATCGATGTACCCCAAGAAGGTGAACTCCACTTTTACTGCACCCACCTTGATTATCTTGATGAGAATTGGAGAATGAAGCAGATAAATGCAATAATTCAATCTAATGATGAGCCACACATTTTAGCTGGAGGCCTTAATTCGCTTGATGAAACAGATTATTCCCAAGACAGATGGACAGATATTGTAAAG TACTATGAAGAGATGGGAAAGCCAACACCGAAGGTTGAAGTTATGAAACATCTCAAGAGCAGACACTACACGGATGCTAAGGATTTTTCAGGGGAATGTGAGTCTGTTGTCATGATTGCCAAAGGACAAA GTGTACAAGGGACATGTAAGTATGGAACTAGGGTTGATTACATATTTTCTTCCTCAGATTCTCCATATAAATTCGTTTCTGGATCCTACTTAGTCCTATCTTCCAAAGGGACTTCAGATCATCACATAGTGAAAGTTGATGTGGTAAAAGTAAATAGTAATCCTCAGGAAAATCTGACAAAGAAGCAGGGACAACGAAGACAGAAAGTTGTAAGAATAAAATCAACTCCATCGAAATGTATATGGAAAACACACAATGGAGATATAGATTGA
- the LOC100795293 gene encoding protein RESISTANCE TO PHYTOPHTHORA 1, chloroplastic: MNTLISPPSTNRYLCGVPYSFLSPLRHNNNTNLNLPRFHSTVATNFLSHSPVRATLSARATSDEVDTQTVVEELSEENKVEENTNEDNTNTSTFSAPIDKELKKVAQKTAATFAPRASTATKNPAVPGTVLYSVFEVQGYVSMLLGGALSFNLIFPSDEPDIWRLMGMWSIWMFTIPSLRARDCSKNEKEALNYLFLLVPLINVIIPFFWKSFAVVWSADVVAFLGMYAWKFGWLQRTD, translated from the exons ATGAACACGTTAATCTCACCGCCTTCTACAAACCGTTACCTTTGTGGGGTCCCTTACTCTTTCCTCTCTCCGCTTCgacacaacaacaacaccaaCCTTAACCTTCCGAGGTTCCATTCCACAGTTGCTACCAACTTCTTGTCACACTCTCCGGTTCGGGCCACGCTCTCCGCACGTGCCACTTCCGATGAAGTAGACACGCAAACGGTGGTTGAGGAACTTTCAGAGGAGAATAAAGTGGAAGAGAACACCAACGAGGACAACACAAACACGTCCACTTTTTCTGCTCCAATTGACAAAGAACTTAAAAAG GTTGCTCAGAAGACTGCTGCTACCTTTGCACCAAGGGCTTCCACGGCTACAAAAAACCCTGCAGTGCCTGGAACTGTTTTGTACAGTGTTTTTGAGGTTCAAGGGTATGTTTCAATGTTGTTGGGAGGAGCTTTGTCTTTTAATCTCATATTCCCTTCTGATGAACCTGACATTTGGAGATTAATGGGAATGTGGTCCATTTGGATGTTCA CAATTCCTTCATTACGAGCTCGAGATTGCTCAAAGAATGAGAAAGAAGCTCTCAACTATCTTTTTCTCCTCGTCCCATTGATCAATGTTATAATCCCATTCTTTTGGAAGTCCTTTGCTGTTGTTTGGTCCGCAGATGTAGTAGCCTTCTTGGGAATGTACGCATGGAAG TTTGGATGGCTTCAGAGAACGGATTAA
- the LOC102665065 gene encoding BSD domain-containing protein C22A12.14c: protein MNFFTSFFSDDDDDDDNARQTESQDEEEASRDSEHLSDSPTSDGGAWEFSGLWKTLSAKSESIIDTYRRDLQEFGTGLKKEIEVAHGSLETVGHVIDQFGNTVVKGTSHIKSYLDSDNNNRNNNPGGNEEKKSFNSKRYYNRFDAQVRAIQGDVSTYTEVPEDSDEYTDWKSGFSLEGKSDEIEDFLKESEAMESVFKRVVPSVVDRDTFWCRYYYRVYRLKKAEDVRARLVRRMSREEEELSWDVEDDDDDGDGDENKGKEGDSELHGDGTKKLNVEEMHKSGEEGSKEEKRGDLLQSKGDECVEESKVDKNKEVVEKMGDGSSKKTINEDDERKDSGVDSGKKVIMESKVDDGKDSLVANKHSGNKKEEEDLEWDEIENLSRIDEEKEVRTGSPTKVDLRKRLSAAQEQDEEDDLSWDIEDDDEHAKA, encoded by the coding sequence ATGAATTTCTTCACCTCCTTTTTCtccgacgacgacgacgacgacgacaaTGCTCGCCAAACCGAATCgcaagacgaagaagaagcgaGTCGCGATTCCGAGCACCTATCCGATTCCCCCACCAGCGACGGCGGCGCGTGGGAATTCAGCGGCCTATGGAAAACCCTAAGCGCGAAATCGGAATCCATCATCGATACCTACCGTCGCGACCTGCAGGAATTCGGCACCGGTTTGAAGAAGGAGATTGAGGTCGCTCACGGTTCCCTCGAGACGGTGGGCCACGTCATCGACCAGTTCGGAAACACAGTCGTCAAAGGCACCTCTCACATCAAATCATATCTCGATTCCGATAATAATAACAGAAACAACAACCCCGGCGGCaacgaagaaaaaaagagtttcAATTCGAAGCGCTATTATAATAGGTTTGACGCACAGGTTCGTGCAATTCAGGGTGACGTTAGCACCTACACCGAAGTGCCTGAGGATTCGGATGAGTATACTGATTGGAAATCAGGGTTTTCGTTGGAAGGGAAGAGTGATGAAATTGaggattttttaaaagagaGTGAGGCGATGGAGAGTGTTTTCAAGAGGGTTGTTCCCAGTGTTGTTGACCGTGACACGTTTTGGTGTAGGTATTATTATAGAGTTTATAGGCTCAAGAAAGCTGAGGATGTGAGGGCGAGACTCGTGAGGAGAATGTCGAGGGAAGAGGAGGAGTTGAGTTGggatgttgaagatgatgatgatgatggtgatgggGATGAGAATAAGGGGAAAGAGGGAGATTCTGAGTTGCATGGTGATGGAACAAAGAAATTGAATGTGGAAGAGATGCATAAGTCTGGTGAGGAGGGGtctaaggaagaaaagagagGTGATTTATTGCAAAGCAAGGGAGATGAGTGTGTCGAAGAATCAAAGGTTGACAAGAACAAAGAGGTTGTTGAGAAGATGGGTGATGGAAGTAGTAAGAAAACTATCAATGAAGATGATGAGAGGAAAGATTCTGGTGTGGATTCTGGTAAGAAAGTGATAATGGAAAGTAAAGTTGATGATGGAAAAGATTCGTTGGTTGCAAATAAGCACTCGGGGAACAAGAAAGAGGAGGAGGATCTTGAGTGGGATGAAATTGAGAATCTTAGTAGAATTGATGAAGAGAAGGAAGTTCGGACGGGTAGCCCTACCAAAGTTGATTTGCGGAAGCGCCTCAGTGCTGCTCAAGAGCAAGACGAAGAAGACGACTTGAGTTGGGacattgaagatgatgatgaacaTGCTAAGGCATGA
- the LOC100796344 gene encoding RNA demethylase ALKBH10B-like: MAAVPASRTDPPPAMVAPPPLLVSDSFAKDAILAWFRGEFAAANAIIDSLCGHLAHLAAASSDYDATFTAIHRRRLNWIPVIQMQKYHSIADVTLELRRVAEKKTETEAAKKSESSFDEEGKLEKQAVENGGNDGGDDDAAPVYDSPDSEITDSGSQEMQPNVMNTNICSNHEECEGRSSQIKLTKGFTAKESVKGHMVNVVKGLKLYEDVFSESEICKLTDFVNEIHAAGQNGELSGETFILFNKQMKGNKRELIQLGVPIFGQIKDDTKNNIEPIPALLHDVIDHLIQWKLIPEYKRPNGCIINFFEEEEFSQPFLKPPHLDQPLSTLLLSESTMAFGRILTSENDGNYKGPLMLSLKEGSLLVMRGNSADMARYVMCPSPNRRVSITFFRVRPDSNHCQSPTPTMTTAMTLWHPSISSPFTLPKGPLNGYEAMDMMPQWGLLSAPMVMLTPMRPMAVNTRKLPRGGTGVFLPWKGASRKHTRHLPPRAQKGRLMELPSPVESHMGESTSEPSIAVEG; encoded by the exons ATGGCGGCTGTCCCAGCATCGCGGACCGATCCACCACCGGCAATGGTGGCGCCGCCGCCGTTGTTGGTCTCCGACTCCTTCGCCAAGGATGCCATTCTCGCCTGGTTCCGCGGCGAGTTCGCCGCCGCCAACGCCATCATCGACTCTCTCTGCGGCCACCTCGCGCACCTCGCCGCTGCATCCTCCGACTACGACGCCACCTTCACCGCCATCCACCGCCGCCGCCTCAACTGGATCCCCGTCATCCAGATGCAGAAGTATCACTCCATCGCCGACGTCACTCTCGAGCTCCGCAGAGTTGCCGAGAAGAAAACGGAGACCGAAGCCGCGAAGAAAAGCGAGAGCAGCTTCGACGAGGAAGGGAAATTGGAGAAGCAAGCGGTGGAGAATGGCGGAAACGACGGTGGTGACGACGATGCCGCGCCAGTGTATGATTCGCCGGACAGTGAAATTACTGATTCAG GATCTCAGGAAATGCAACCCAATGTGATGAACACCAATATATGTTCCAATCATGAAGAATGTGAAGGACGTTCTTCACAGATAAAGCTGACTAAGGGTTTCACAGCAAAGGAGTCCGTGAAGGGGCACATG GTGAATGTTGTAAAAGGATTAAAGTTGTATGAGGATGTTTTCtctgaatcagaaatctgcaaGCTGACTGATTTTGTGAATGAGATTCATGCTGCTGGCCAGAACGGGGAGCTCTCAG GTGAAACTTTTATACTATTCAACAAACAGATGAAGGGAAACAAGAGAGAGCTGATTCAGTTGGGTGTTCCGATATTTGGACAGATAAAGGACGATACCAAAA ACAACATAGAGCCGATTCCAGCACTTCTTCATGATGTCATTGATCACCTTATTCAATGGAAATTAATTCCAGAGTACAAAAGGCCAAATGGTTGTATAATCAACTTTTTTGAAGAG gAGGAATTTTCTCAGCCATTCCTGAAACCACCACATTTGGACCAACCTCTATCCACCCTTCTTCTCTCTGAATCAACTATGGCTTTTGGGCGTATCCTTACGAGTGAAAATGATGGGAACTACAAGGGGCCACTCATGCTCTCATTGAAGGAGGG GTCTCTTTTAGTGATGAGAGGAAACAGTGCTGACATGGCAAGGTACGTAATGTGTCCATCCCCTAACAGAAGGGTGAGCATCACCTTCTTTAGAGTGAGACCAGACTCCAATCATTGCCAATCACCAACTCCTACCATGACAACTGCGATGACTCTTTGGCACCCAAGCATTTCTAGCCCTTTTACTTTGCCAAAGGGACCTCTAAATGGCTATGAGGCTATGGATATGATGCCCCAATGGGGATTACTTAGTGCTCCAATGGTCATGCTAACTCCTATGCGCCCTATGGCAGTAAATACTCGCAAACTTCCTCGAGGTGGTACTGGGGTTTTCTTGCCTTGGAAGGGAGCATCCAGAAAACATACAAGGCATCTTCCACCGCGCGCTCAAAAAGGACGCCTTATGGAATTACCCTCCCCAGTTGAATCACACATGGGAGAGTCCACTTCTGAACCCAGCATTGCTGTTGAAGGATAG